AATACTCATAAATCTTTTACATCTAATTTAGTTTTGTGCATCCATTTTAGTACAAGCGAATAAGTAtcacatgatttttttttcattttatataaaacTTTATTTAACATGCATGTCGTCTTTTTATTTACTAGAAACCTTTaattcatatattatatagctATTAAAATGTCTAGTAAAATCATGACAGGAAAAAAAGCAGACAATGCACTTATCTGTTTCTTCATTTCGTATTATGGAATGTATTCATTGCAATAATGATACTCCTCAAAGAAGTGTTTGAGAAACAAAGATTTTTTGCACCACGAACATGTTATAACAGCTGAATCACCACAAATGTGACATCGTGGTTCCGAATTATCTCCAAAACCAAACGTCACCGGATTGATGAACTCAGGGGGTGTTTTTTCTGTGTACCCATTTTTGTACCATGCATATTTAAGCATATTAATATAACGCGGGGAAGACAGTTGATTGTGAACAAGTGACTGCAGTTTGATGATGTTATTCCTTAAATGCAGATTTATATCGCTACCGGAAAGAATTACTATATCTGAAGAATGccgaacaaaatttttccatattcGAAAACCAAACACATCTAACGGTTGTATTTGTCCTGTTGTCCcttttggaataatttttaatacaatttttttgttaggAGGAGTTACCGCATCAACTACTTCTGAACAGTGTCCAC
The Neodiprion lecontei isolate iyNeoLeco1 chromosome 3, iyNeoLeco1.1, whole genome shotgun sequence DNA segment above includes these coding regions:
- the LOC124293636 gene encoding uncharacterized protein LOC124293636, whose product is MHSGRTLANQGSKEIECVVQSISSTTHCYTIQPTISADGKSLSPLYLVLKEIGRDFGPRVEKTLFKPTNVFVSASKSGKLTSDHLKQWLTEIYFANVGDNSALLIDSWSGHCSEVVDAVTPPNKKIVLKIIPKGTTGQIQPLDVFGFRIWKNFVRHSSDIVILSGSDINLHLRNNIIKLQSLVHNQLSSPRYINMLKYAWYKNGYTEKTPPEFINPVTFGFGDNSEPRCHICGDSAVITCSWCKKSLFLKHFFEEYHYCNEYIP